The Henckelia pumila isolate YLH828 unplaced genomic scaffold, ASM3356847v2 CTG_461:::fragment_3, whole genome shotgun sequence genome window below encodes:
- the LOC140871510 gene encoding uncharacterized protein → MNTSPVFPTTETSPVVTPQNDQGDTVENQMDATATPMETLLKRFQSFRPPILKGAKNPVDCEGWLDDIDQLFDSLDYSDDRRIRLVIYQLHGVAKKWWTSTKKAMENRGTLINWILFKTEFYKRFFPVSYRKDKNAEFANLMQGNLSIEDYVTKFDSLLRFAPHISDNEEAKADHFINGLNPDIFVLVNTGRPNNFSDAMDHDKGAEVGLIRQRGNQFAPQQQQR, encoded by the coding sequence ATGAATACTTCGCCAGTTTTTCCTACGACTGAAACTTCACCTGTAGTGACTCCTCAGAATGACCAGGGCGATACGGTTGAgaatcagatggatgccacggctacccctatggaaaccttactgaaaAGGTTTCAGTCTTTCCGACCACCGATCTTGAAAGGTGCGAAGAATCCCGTGGATTGCGAGGGCTGGTTGGATGATATAGATCAGctttttgattctctcgactattccGATGACCGGCGAATTAGATTGGTTATTTATCAGCTGCACGGAGTGGCTAAGAAATGGTGGACCTCAACTAAGAAAGccatggagaacagaggtacgCTTATAAACTGGATtctgttcaagactgagttttataaacgaTTCTTCCCAGTTTCTTACCGTAAGGATAAGAATGCCGAGTTCGCAAATTTGATGCAAGGAAATTTAAGTATCGAAGATTATGTTACCAAATTTGACAGTCTATTGAGGTTTGCTCCACACATTTCTGACAATGAGGAAGCGAAAGCTGACCACTTCATTAACggtttgaaccctgatatctttGTTCTGGTGAATACCGGAAGGCCAAATAACTTTTCCGATGCAATGGATCATGACAAGGGTGCGGAAGTTGGACTGATAAGACAGAGAGGGAATCAGTTTGCACCTCAGCAACAACAGAGATAG